In the Colletotrichum lupini chromosome 4, complete sequence genome, AATTTGCTGATGAGGTTCTCGAAAACCTTGGGCGGCTCCTCTCCCTTCCTTGTTACACGCGCCTCAAAGAGTTGATGGGACTTTTGTGTGATGCTGACTTCAACAACTTCTCCCTCTTGCTCACTGTATGAATCGAGCACCTTGAAGGCAAACTTGCGCTCGCTGAGGGTGCTGGCCTCGCCAAAGCCTAAGCTACCTCCATGGGGAGCAGCATGTGATAGTTGTGGGGATAACGAGCTGAGGGCAGCCTGGACAAAGACTTCGTCATGGATTGGCCGCGGCTTGAAAAGCTCATCTCTCCACTTGTCGATGAACCCTGTCTCGACGTCGCCTTCTATGAAAGCTGGGGACCGGCAAAGACGTTTAAGGAACTCGATATTGGTGCTGAGACCGACGACTTCATACTCACGGAGAGCCAGTTCTAGCCTGCGAATAGCTGTTTCTCTGTCCTTGCCGCGAACAATCAACTTGGCAATCATGCCATCGTAGGCTTCCGAGACAGTATCACCCTGGATAAAGCCGGCGTCGATGCGAATGTCCTCGTTCGTCTTCGGCGTGGTGAGGTGAACCAACTTGCCTGAATCAGGCATGAAGCCCTTCTCCGGATTTTCGGCATAGATACGAGCCTCAATAGCTGCACCGTGCTGCTTGATGTTCTCCACAATCTCCTCCTGTGTCATAGGTAGCTTCTCGCCAGCAGCGACGCGGAATTGCCATTCGACGAGATCGGTGCCGGTGACCATTTCACTAACGGGATGCTCGACTTGCAATCGGGTGTTCATCTCCATGAAGTAAAAGTCGCCAGTGTCCTTGTCAAGAATGAACTCAACAGTGCCAGCGCCAACGTAGTTGACGGCCAAAGCAGCTTTCCTAGCCTTCTCCCAAAGATCGAGACGAGTTTCTTCGTCCAAATCCGGCGCTGGAGACTCCTCAAGAATCTTCTGGTGTCGTCTTTGTACACTGCAGTCACGCTCCCCTAGAGCAACACAATTGCCCAGCTTATCCGCAAACACCTGCACCTCAACATGGCGAGGGCGCACAATGTACTTCTCCACCAACATGACCTCGCCACCCTCGCCAAAGGATGCGCGGGCTTCGGCGCGAGCACTACCAAGCTGGGCGGCAAACTCGTCCTCGGTCATAACGATGCGCATACCCTTTCCACCACCGCCCTTGACACTCTTGAGCAACACTGGGAACTTGATATTCTTTGCGTGTTCCAATAGTTGTGCCTCCCCCTGATCGGAACCATGGTACCCTGGAACACAGGGGACGCCGGCGTCGGTCATAATGATCTTGCTTCGTGCCTTGTCGCCCATATCGGTCATTGCCTGCGCCGGAGGTCCAACGAAGACGATGCCCTCCTTTTCGCATCTCTCGGCAAATCGAGAGTTCTCAGACAGGAAGCCATAGCCGGGATGAAGGGCTTGTATGCCGTGCTTCTTGGCTAGGGAGATGATGCGTTCGCCGTCTAGGTACGCTCTTGCGTCGCCCAGGTTCAAGGAATGCGGGGAGCACGCGGCATGCTGGCTGTTGCTGTCGGGGTCTGTATAGATAGTCGTCGTCTTGATTCCTAGCCTGTCCGCAGTCTTGTGGATTCGCAGAGCAATCTCGCCACGGTTTGCGATAAGGAGAGAGGTAATGGGTGTAATTTGGCTCGAAGCCGGCACCGTCTGGCCAGCGGCAGTGGAGAGGAGCCGAGGGAGGGGTCGGACGAGCCGGTGCTTCGCTTTCATGGAACGCATGATGGATGACTGAAGCTTTGTGACGTGGATTTCAAGCTTGGGGTATCAATTGAATGTTCATGGaaaggaggagaagaacgCGAAGTTGATGGCAGAGGAGGAAAGCGCAGAGCTCATTGCGAATGCCCCAGGTAACCCGAGGTCTCAAAGCAGCTTCGGCTTGTTGCGCTCGATCATCTTGGAACAAGCGGTGCCGACAATAGCCGTGGGTGCTGAAAGCCGCTGAAAGGCGACCCCGGATTTCAGGCGGGACGTGCTCAGGTCCGGTAGGTAAGCTGCCCCCAAGCTGCCTTAGGTAAGGCGACTGCTGATAAGATTAGCATGCAAGTTCCTCGACGTCATTCCGCGAGAGCATGGAAGGTCCAATAGCTCTGCCCCGCATTAGTCAGCGTGGGCTGGGACCTTGCGCCCATCTTTCCTCTCCAGCCCGGTCGATCCAGACAGGGCTCCTTCGAAGGAAGCTCACGATACGTTACCCAACCTACACACACTGTCAAGAACAGCTTCATCAATATGGATCAACAAGTCCCTCTCAACTACGAAGCTTCGGCTGGCGAAACCAATAAGCAAGTCACGGCAA is a window encoding:
- a CDS encoding carbamoyl-phosphate synthase subunit L, with protein sequence MRSMKAKHRLVRPLPRLLSTAAGQTVPASSQITPITSLLIANRGEIALRIHKTADRLGIKTTTIYTDPDSNSQHAACSPHSLNLGDARAYLDGERIISLAKKHGIQALHPGYGFLSENSRFAERCEKEGIVFVGPPAQAMTDMGDKARSKIIMTDAGVPCVPGYHGSDQGEAQLLEHAKNIKFPVLLKSVKGGGGKGMRIVMTEDEFAAQLGSARAEARASFGEGGEVMLVEKYIVRPRHVEVQVFADKLGNCVALGERDCSVQRRHQKILEESPAPDLDEETRLDLWEKARKAALAVNYVGAGTVEFILDKDTGDFYFMEMNTRLQVEHPVSEMVTGTDLVEWQFRVAAGEKLPMTQEEIVENIKQHGAAIEARIYAENPEKGFMPDSGKLVHLTTPKTNEDIRIDAGFIQGDTVSEAYDGMIAKLIVRGKDRETAIRRLELALREYEVVGLSTNIEFLKRLCRSPAFIEGDVETGFIDKWRDELFKPRPIHDEVFVQAALSSLSPQLSHAAPHGGSLGFGEASTLSERKFAFKVLDSYSEQEGEVVEVSITQKSHQLFEARVTRKGEEPPKVFENLISKFQPKSSSTNALTTFFPNERLESTVVQSLQHEQDTKIAVFQHGIKTELSLLPPSWFEKALGLKEVTASVVAPMPCKILKNEVEEGQAVAKGAPLVVIESMKMETVIRSPQNGVVKKLAHKEGDICKAGTVLVQFEEEATKES